A genomic window from Sulfurospirillum diekertiae includes:
- the hisH gene encoding imidazole glycerol phosphate synthase subunit HisH encodes MIGLIDYNMGNLRSVTNAFEKLGVAIEIVKDAETVSKFDKIILPGVGAFKDAMMCLKERNLDEAVRSFAASGKPLLGICLGMQLLFESSVEFGECEGLGLIEGEIVKFDTSRFDQRLKVPHMGWNQLHVKKETPLFKGMPESFYLYFVHSFHACCDDQYTIGTTTYGYDFPSAVQKKNVFGFQPHPEKSHANGLAILKNFVEL; translated from the coding sequence ATGATAGGATTGATTGATTACAATATGGGAAACCTCAGGAGTGTCACCAATGCGTTTGAAAAGCTTGGTGTTGCCATTGAGATTGTCAAAGATGCAGAGACTGTATCGAAATTTGATAAGATTATTTTACCGGGAGTGGGTGCTTTTAAAGATGCAATGATGTGTCTTAAAGAGCGAAATCTTGATGAAGCCGTGAGATCTTTTGCTGCTTCTGGCAAGCCTCTTTTAGGGATTTGCCTTGGAATGCAACTGCTGTTTGAAAGCAGTGTTGAATTTGGCGAGTGTGAGGGGCTTGGTTTGATCGAAGGTGAGATTGTGAAGTTTGATACCTCTCGTTTTGACCAACGTCTTAAAGTACCTCATATGGGCTGGAATCAATTACATGTAAAAAAAGAGACGCCTCTGTTTAAAGGGATGCCAGAGTCATTTTACCTCTATTTTGTGCACAGTTTTCATGCGTGTTGTGATGATCAATACACCATTGGTACAACAACCTATGGGTATGATTTTCCCAGTGCCGTTCAAAAAAAGAATGTGTTTGGTTTTCAGCCTCATCCTGAGAAATCACATGCCAATGGATTGGCAATTTTAAAGAATTTTGTGGAGTTGTAA
- a CDS encoding PDC sensor domain-containing protein, translating to MIIREIQQFAEVRTRARAYLCYLFTRNIPNRMPEPNLDVITASLDKIVHEVEEFEALYLLDQSGNQVINNITDDPHRKGGLGQNRSGKSYYYRAVREKRCVLSDPYPSTLTNDLTVTASYPIYDEQGILKFIACIDVSLEHILKIAHPSSLQSAFGKTSQLIYTIFSLSLLAIALLLLFNGMRSLFMHGLEFNLLDIKAMFESTILITLSLAIFDLVKTIFEEEVLGRNERDDSGGMHKTMVRFLGSIIIALAIEALMLVFKFAIIDAAHIVYAVYLIGGVTMLLFGLAFYLKSIPQKRDS from the coding sequence ATGATTATTCGTGAAATTCAGCAGTTTGCTGAGGTTAGGACAAGAGCAAGAGCATATTTATGCTATCTTTTTACACGCAATATTCCTAATCGTATGCCTGAACCAAACCTAGACGTCATTACGGCAAGTCTTGATAAAATTGTCCATGAAGTCGAAGAGTTTGAAGCCCTTTATTTACTTGACCAATCCGGTAATCAAGTCATCAATAATATTACAGATGATCCACATCGTAAAGGTGGTTTAGGGCAAAATCGTAGTGGAAAATCCTATTATTACCGTGCAGTGCGTGAAAAACGCTGTGTGTTAAGTGATCCTTATCCTTCAACCTTGACCAACGATTTAACGGTCACCGCTTCGTATCCTATTTACGATGAGCAAGGTATCCTTAAATTCATTGCCTGTATTGATGTCTCTTTAGAGCATATTCTTAAAATTGCGCACCCTTCATCGTTGCAGTCTGCTTTTGGAAAAACATCCCAGCTGATTTACACTATTTTTTCACTCTCGCTACTAGCGATTGCTCTGTTATTGCTCTTTAATGGAATGCGCAGTCTTTTTATGCACGGACTTGAGTTTAATCTTCTTGATATTAAAGCGATGTTTGAATCAACCATTTTAATTACCCTTTCTTTAGCGATTTTTGATCTGGTGAAAACAATTTTTGAAGAGGAAGTGTTAGGGCGAAACGAGCGAGATGACAGTGGTGGTATGCATAAAACGATGGTACGCTTTTTAGGTTCCATTATCATCGCTCTTGCCATCGAAGCTTTAATGCTCGTCTTTAAATTTGCGATTATCGATGCGGCACACATTGTGTATGCGGTCTATCTGATTGGAGGTGTGACAATGCTCCTCTTTGGACTCGCATTTTACCTTAAATCCATACCTCAAAAGAGAGATTCATGA
- a CDS encoding STT3 domain-containing protein, with the protein MNRLSIFQKSIIYSVIAFLFSFVIRLIWVYQFNDFESFKFAGQFMINTNDGYYWAEGARDLLGGFTKQHDLSPITEAASWLTYVVAKVLPFSFETIIFYMPAVLGSLIVIPIILIASNLKMIEVGFLAALLASIAVSYYNRTMVGYYDTDMLTIVLPTFLLWSLILALRTKEEKYLLITALEIIAYRWWYPQSYSLEFSYFGLILAYALIFDRKNLFHFKLLTIMLFAMMGLPSIIRLILVIGVYISFKNERLKQYVWYFLAAAGALFLLSGGLEPIWLRLKLYVFKDAIETSQDILSLHFFSVMQTVREAGQIDFITFAERISGHTVTFLLSIVGYILMAKKYPVILLGLPLLGLGFLALWGGLRFTIYAVPVCALGVSYLLFTWSAYITQLFVNQKLGGIVKSSFVILSSLGILYPNLLHIIEYRVPTVFNKTEVEQLDSLRKITDREDYIVSWWDYGYPIRYYTDAKTLIDGAKHDGDVNFPVSFMLTNPQESAARLARLEVEYTEKAFLVAEQNKTKTKNEQKKIINNTAQMTLDYGFHDANDFLDALQTPLSMPAKTREIYFYLPYRMLSIFPTVAQFSNLDVMSGKMVRQPFFFQTNRFKDNGTTLDFSSGLVLDKAKGVLKLGAQDIPIKYFIQTSYTPEFKFVKEQTMIHADGVFSIIYMQAYNTFLILDEAMFNSTYIQLFVLENYDERFFEPISLEAYAKVYKLKI; encoded by the coding sequence GTGAATAGATTGAGTATTTTTCAAAAGAGTATTATTTATAGTGTTATTGCTTTTTTATTTAGTTTTGTAATAAGGCTTATTTGGGTTTATCAATTTAATGATTTTGAGAGTTTTAAGTTTGCTGGACAGTTTATGATTAATACCAATGATGGGTATTACTGGGCTGAAGGTGCTAGAGATTTATTAGGTGGTTTTACAAAACAACATGATCTTTCTCCGATTACTGAAGCAGCGTCATGGCTCACTTACGTCGTAGCGAAGGTACTGCCTTTTTCTTTTGAAACAATTATATTTTATATGCCAGCTGTACTTGGATCTTTAATTGTTATTCCTATTATCTTAATTGCCTCTAATTTGAAAATGATAGAAGTTGGTTTTTTAGCAGCGCTTCTAGCCTCTATTGCGGTAAGTTATTACAATCGAACGATGGTAGGTTATTATGATACGGACATGCTTACGATTGTATTGCCAACGTTCCTCTTGTGGTCTTTGATCTTAGCACTTCGCACGAAAGAAGAGAAATATCTTTTAATCACTGCTTTAGAGATTATTGCTTATCGCTGGTGGTATCCACAAAGCTACTCATTAGAATTTTCTTATTTTGGATTAATCTTAGCATATGCTTTAATCTTTGATCGCAAAAATCTATTTCATTTCAAGCTCCTAACCATTATGCTTTTTGCAATGATGGGATTACCAAGTATCATACGATTGATACTTGTCATTGGCGTTTATATCAGTTTTAAAAATGAAAGATTAAAACAGTATGTATGGTATTTCTTAGCAGCAGCAGGGGCTCTTTTTCTCTTAAGTGGTGGACTTGAACCTATTTGGCTTAGACTTAAACTTTATGTTTTTAAAGATGCGATAGAAACAAGCCAAGATATTTTATCTTTACACTTTTTTTCGGTGATGCAAACAGTTCGAGAAGCCGGCCAAATTGATTTTATAACCTTTGCAGAACGCATTAGTGGGCACACGGTTACTTTTTTACTTTCGATTGTGGGCTATATTTTAATGGCAAAAAAATACCCTGTGATACTTTTAGGCCTTCCTCTTTTAGGGCTTGGATTTTTGGCACTTTGGGGAGGACTTCGCTTTACGATTTATGCAGTTCCTGTCTGTGCTCTAGGTGTGTCGTATCTACTTTTTACATGGAGTGCTTATATTACTCAATTGTTCGTGAATCAAAAGCTTGGAGGCATCGTTAAATCAAGCTTTGTGATTCTATCAAGCCTAGGGATTTTATATCCCAATCTTTTGCATATCATTGAATATCGCGTACCAACAGTTTTTAATAAAACAGAAGTGGAACAACTGGATTCACTTCGAAAAATAACAGATCGTGAAGATTATATTGTGAGCTGGTGGGATTATGGATACCCTATTCGTTACTATACCGATGCAAAAACACTGATAGACGGAGCAAAACATGATGGAGATGTTAATTTCCCTGTGAGCTTTATGTTAACCAACCCTCAAGAAAGTGCGGCAAGGCTGGCGCGACTTGAAGTTGAATATACAGAAAAAGCATTTTTAGTGGCAGAGCAAAATAAGACAAAAACTAAAAATGAGCAGAAAAAGATTATCAATAATACGGCTCAAATGACCTTGGACTATGGTTTTCATGATGCGAACGACTTTTTAGACGCTTTGCAAACACCTCTCTCAATGCCTGCGAAAACACGTGAAATCTATTTTTATCTGCCTTATCGAATGCTCAGTATTTTCCCAACGGTTGCACAGTTTAGTAATCTGGATGTCATGAGTGGGAAAATGGTACGCCAGCCTTTTTTCTTTCAGACAAATCGTTTTAAAGATAATGGTACAACGCTAGATTTTAGCAGTGGTCTTGTACTGGATAAAGCAAAAGGTGTACTAAAACTTGGGGCGCAGGATATTCCTATTAAATATTTTATTCAAACATCCTATACACCAGAATTTAAATTTGTCAAAGAACAAACGATGATCCATGCGGATGGAGTTTTCTCCATTATCTATATGCAAGCGTATAACACATTTCTTATTCTTGATGAAGCAATGTTCAATTCGACCTATATTCAACTTTTTGTATTAGAAAATTATGATGAACGATTTTTCGAGCCGATTAGTCTAGAGGCATATGCTAAAGTGTATAAACTCAAAATTTAG
- a CDS encoding MraY family glycosyltransferase translates to MTYLFIFVVSLFFTYLIRSFALKKSLLATVNERSSHTTPTPHGGGIAIAVTWFLGLIYLFTCKAIEPSLFYALMCGSLLSVVSYFDDLYELSPKLRLLVQAVVSVAGLYALGGLERIDFGFWVIENPFISNALAFFGIMWFINLYNFLDGIDGYAGSEAIFLAIAGWLLFGGDHFLILVASVAGFLVWNWHKAKIFMGDVGSTLLGYTVAIFALYYQNSGFSIFIWIILFGLFWFDATLTLLRRYQNHEKLSQAHRKHAYQRLVQSGILHDRVVFFALGINLVLLILGYSAFIQPRNVMGYLMVAVLVLYGAMKIVDKRKKFE, encoded by the coding sequence ATGACCTATCTTTTTATCTTTGTGGTTTCACTTTTTTTTACCTACCTTATTCGATCTTTTGCACTAAAAAAATCATTACTTGCCACAGTCAATGAGCGCAGCTCTCATACGACACCAACACCGCATGGTGGAGGCATTGCGATTGCGGTGACATGGTTCTTAGGGCTTATTTATCTTTTTACATGTAAAGCAATTGAGCCTTCTTTATTTTACGCGCTGATGTGTGGAAGTTTGCTCTCGGTTGTAAGTTATTTTGATGACCTGTATGAATTATCGCCAAAATTAAGGCTTTTGGTGCAAGCGGTTGTTAGCGTTGCAGGGCTTTATGCACTTGGTGGACTTGAGCGAATTGATTTTGGATTTTGGGTGATTGAAAACCCATTTATTAGCAATGCTTTAGCTTTTTTTGGAATCATGTGGTTTATTAACCTCTATAATTTTTTGGATGGTATTGATGGTTATGCTGGAAGTGAAGCGATTTTTTTAGCCATCGCAGGATGGCTCTTGTTCGGAGGGGATCATTTCTTAATTTTAGTAGCTTCCGTCGCTGGATTTTTAGTGTGGAACTGGCATAAGGCCAAAATTTTTATGGGTGATGTTGGCAGTACACTTTTGGGCTATACGGTTGCTATCTTTGCCCTTTATTATCAAAATAGTGGTTTTTCTATTTTTATTTGGATTATCCTTTTTGGACTTTTTTGGTTTGATGCAACTTTAACACTGCTAAGACGTTACCAAAATCATGAGAAGCTCTCGCAGGCACACCGCAAACATGCATATCAGCGTTTGGTGCAAAGTGGAATTTTGCATGATCGCGTTGTCTTTTTTGCACTTGGAATTAATCTTGTTTTATTGATTTTAGGATATAGTGCGTTCATTCAACCACGTAACGTAATGGGGTATTTAATGGTAGCAGTTTTAGTGCTTTATGGTGCTATGAAAATTGTGGACAAACGAAAGAAGTTTGAATAA
- a CDS encoding NAD-dependent epimerase/dehydratase family protein, whose protein sequence is MNLILTGARGFIGSYFQKQYAHKYAIQPFSFVNDDVETLHVKNVETVIHLSALVHQMGGASDEAYEKVNVDQALQLAHKAKENGVKQFIFMSTVKVYGEESAIAYTETSPCFPEDAYGRTKLKAEQELQKLADENFVVSIIRTPIVYGSGVKANMQNLMKLIDTMPLLPLGGIDNKRSFVFIGNLCALLETIIDQRKSGIFLAGDDVSLSTTELIMLLAKAKKRKLLLIKPPLFATLLKWLKPSFYKRLFESLTVNNSKTKESLHFKNPYSTQEGIALMVQGTVQ, encoded by the coding sequence ATGAATCTTATCTTAACAGGAGCTCGTGGTTTTATTGGAAGTTACTTTCAAAAGCAGTATGCTCATAAATATGCTATTCAGCCTTTTTCTTTTGTCAATGATGATGTGGAAACTTTACATGTAAAAAATGTAGAGACAGTGATTCATCTCTCCGCATTAGTGCATCAAATGGGTGGAGCAAGTGATGAGGCTTATGAGAAAGTCAATGTTGATCAGGCGTTACAGTTAGCGCATAAAGCAAAAGAGAATGGTGTTAAACAGTTTATTTTTATGAGTACGGTTAAAGTGTATGGTGAAGAGAGTGCTATCGCGTATACCGAAACAAGCCCATGTTTCCCTGAAGATGCTTATGGTAGAACTAAATTGAAAGCTGAACAAGAGCTCCAAAAATTAGCTGATGAAAATTTTGTTGTTTCTATTATTCGTACACCTATTGTTTATGGTAGTGGCGTTAAAGCAAATATGCAAAATCTGATGAAACTGATTGACACAATGCCGCTCTTGCCTCTAGGTGGTATTGATAATAAACGGAGTTTTGTTTTTATTGGGAATTTATGTGCATTACTTGAGACGATTATAGATCAACGCAAAAGCGGTATCTTTTTAGCCGGTGACGATGTATCTCTCTCAACTACGGAATTAATCATGCTACTGGCTAAAGCTAAAAAGAGAAAACTTCTTTTAATTAAACCACCTTTGTTTGCGACATTGCTAAAATGGCTCAAACCCTCTTTTTACAAAAGATTATTTGAGAGTTTAACCGTAAATAACAGCAAGACAAAAGAGAGTTTACATTTTAAAAACCCCTATTCAACGCAGGAAGGTATAGCATTGATGGTTCAAGGTACTGTGCAATGA
- a CDS encoding glycosyltransferase, whose protein sequence is MIKQNKIAILLAAYNGKQYIKEQIDSILNQEDVKVTIFISIDTSRDGTREWIEASYLDNSQIMILEDVGRFGGAAKNFFRLIRDVDFTPYDFIAFADQDDIWHQDKLSRAIQKLHETKSDGYSSNVLAFWEDGREKLIVKSQPQCQYDYLFEAAGPGCTYVLTQILAVQIKQCICQKWDLVNTVWLHDWFCYAYARANGFRWVIDEKPSMRYRQHTNNQVGVNQGLKAFLYRLKKILFGGAIVQAKTIAIIIGMSEQPFVKEWSSLDKIGFFKLAWHAQKCRRKPKDKYLFFFACLLISIFGGQK, encoded by the coding sequence ATGATAAAGCAAAATAAAATAGCTATTTTATTAGCAGCTTATAATGGTAAACAATATATAAAAGAGCAAATTGACAGTATTCTAAATCAAGAAGATGTTAAGGTAACGATTTTTATTAGCATTGATACATCACGTGATGGAACACGAGAATGGATAGAAGCGTCTTATCTTGATAACTCTCAAATAATGATATTAGAGGATGTAGGTCGTTTTGGGGGTGCAGCAAAAAATTTCTTTCGTCTTATTCGTGATGTTGATTTTACGCCGTATGATTTTATTGCTTTTGCAGATCAGGATGATATTTGGCACCAAGATAAGTTAAGTCGCGCAATCCAAAAATTACATGAAACAAAATCTGATGGATATTCTAGCAATGTCTTAGCTTTTTGGGAAGATGGACGTGAAAAGTTGATTGTCAAGTCTCAGCCACAATGTCAGTATGACTATTTGTTTGAAGCAGCAGGTCCTGGATGTACCTATGTTTTAACACAGATTTTAGCCGTACAAATCAAGCAGTGTATTTGTCAAAAATGGGATTTGGTTAATACTGTATGGTTGCATGATTGGTTTTGCTATGCGTACGCAAGAGCCAATGGTTTTCGTTGGGTCATTGATGAAAAGCCAAGTATGCGGTATCGTCAACATACAAACAATCAAGTTGGAGTTAATCAAGGGTTGAAAGCTTTTTTGTATCGATTGAAAAAAATTTTATTTGGTGGTGCGATTGTTCAAGCGAAAACAATTGCTATTATTATAGGCATGAGCGAACAACCGTTCGTTAAGGAATGGTCGTCTTTAGATAAAATTGGTTTTTTTAAGCTTGCTTGGCATGCACAAAAGTGCCGAAGGAAGCCTAAGGATAAATATTTATTTTTCTTTGCATGCCTTTTGATAAGTATTTTCGGTGGTCAAAAATGA
- a CDS encoding glycosyltransferase family 2 protein: MANIAPSSSTIDILMATYNGGKYLSEQFDSIVNQTYKDWKLIIHDDGSSDNTVYIIKQYMLRYPEKIILIDDDIYTGEAKNNFAYLMQFSSSEYITLCDQDDVWLPHKIATIISLLQKYDLVMSDAMIVDEVKHLLKDSFYKLNHSKRGFLNNLVHNSYIGCAMAFNRKIYERAMPIPKNIPMHDWWIGLIAEIFGSVVFADDKLMYYRRHATNASQTSEKSKYSIFQKISFRGIMVVYIVLRWIRQLIAR; encoded by the coding sequence ATGGCAAATATTGCTCCAAGTAGTTCTACAATAGATATATTAATGGCCACGTATAATGGAGGGAAATATCTTTCTGAACAATTCGATTCTATTGTAAATCAGACTTATAAAGATTGGAAATTAATTATTCATGATGATGGCTCAAGCGACAATACTGTATATATTATAAAACAATATATGTTAAGGTATCCGGAGAAGATTATATTGATTGATGATGATATTTATACGGGTGAAGCAAAAAATAATTTTGCATATTTGATGCAGTTTTCATCGTCTGAGTATATTACATTATGTGATCAAGATGATGTATGGTTACCTCATAAGATCGCAACGATCATTTCTTTGCTTCAAAAATATGATTTGGTGATGAGTGATGCAATGATCGTTGATGAAGTTAAGCATCTTTTAAAGGACTCTTTTTATAAGCTCAATCATTCTAAAAGAGGGTTTTTAAATAATCTTGTGCATAATTCCTATATTGGATGTGCTATGGCATTTAATCGCAAAATATATGAGAGAGCCATGCCTATACCAAAGAATATTCCTATGCATGATTGGTGGATTGGCTTGATTGCTGAAATTTTTGGTTCAGTTGTTTTTGCTGATGATAAATTGATGTACTATAGACGTCATGCTACAAATGCTTCCCAAACAAGTGAAAAATCTAAGTATTCAATCTTTCAGAAAATTAGTTTTAGAGGCATTATGGTGGTATATATTGTTTTACGTTGGATTAGGCAGCTTATAGCACGATGA
- a CDS encoding glycosyltransferase family 2 protein has product MNHISAIVVLYNPNLTIIKNIQSYINNVIKLYVVDNSDVINRQLVNSFVQFKNLVYINNNGNQGIAHALNVGAKLAIKDGASWLLTMDQDSRFEGNNLENLIQCTLHCDITSIGIVSPVHVLEHSINKPVQIQKVSEIFDVMTSGNLLNLHIYQKIGEFINELFIDAVDQEYCLRLRHNHYKILLCEFALLEHCLGDLREIKLGFKSIRYSNHSPIRRYYITRNRLYLLQKYFWEFPLFGLKIIKWIIFEWIKIIVLEKDKIAKNKATLEGIRDFLRGKYGKYCSK; this is encoded by the coding sequence ATGAATCATATTTCTGCAATCGTAGTCTTATATAATCCAAATTTAACAATAATAAAAAATATTCAAAGTTACATTAATAATGTTATTAAGCTTTACGTTGTTGATAATTCAGATGTTATTAATAGACAATTAGTTAATAGCTTCGTGCAATTTAAAAATTTAGTCTACATTAATAATAATGGAAACCAAGGTATAGCACATGCTTTGAATGTTGGGGCCAAATTAGCCATTAAAGACGGTGCTTCTTGGCTTTTGACTATGGATCAAGACAGTAGATTTGAAGGTAATAATTTAGAAAATTTAATTCAATGTACTTTACACTGCGATATTACTTCTATAGGAATAGTGTCTCCCGTACATGTACTGGAACATTCTATAAATAAGCCCGTCCAAATTCAAAAAGTATCTGAAATCTTTGATGTAATGACTTCTGGGAATTTGCTAAATCTACATATTTATCAAAAGATAGGCGAGTTTATTAATGAATTGTTTATTGATGCCGTAGACCAAGAATATTGTTTAAGATTGCGTCATAATCATTACAAAATATTGTTGTGCGAATTTGCACTATTGGAACATTGCTTAGGTGATCTTAGAGAGATCAAGTTAGGGTTTAAATCTATTCGCTATTCTAATCATAGCCCTATAAGAAGATATTACATAACACGAAATCGGCTCTATCTTTTACAGAAATATTTTTGGGAGTTTCCATTATTTGGGCTTAAAATCATAAAATGGATTATCTTCGAATGGATTAAGATTATAGTTCTTGAAAAAGATAAAATTGCTAAAAATAAAGCTACATTAGAAGGAATTAGAGATTTTCTTAGGGGAAAATATGGCAAATATTGCTCCAAGTAG
- a CDS encoding acyltransferase: MQQFIKNIIIIILKVIVFFIHKNIIRAILFVITNVTTQYIIKQLAQCGKNPRIMFPITSHGLEYISIGNNFNACSRLRLEAYSKPLDGFNIPELIICNNVSINYDCHIGCVNKILIGNNVLIASKVLIIDHFHGKTTIESLKLPPNLRKITSKGPVIIEDNVWIGEGVAIMPNVRIGKNTIIGANAVVTKDIPANSIVGGNPARIIKSV; encoded by the coding sequence ATGCAACAATTTATTAAAAATATTATTATTATTATTTTAAAAGTCATAGTATTTTTTATACATAAAAATATCATACGAGCAATATTATTTGTTATAACAAATGTGACTACTCAATATATTATTAAGCAATTAGCACAATGTGGTAAAAATCCTAGAATAATGTTTCCTATAACATCTCATGGCTTAGAGTATATATCAATTGGAAATAATTTTAATGCTTGTTCAAGATTGAGGCTAGAAGCTTACTCAAAGCCTTTGGATGGTTTTAATATACCAGAACTCATTATTTGTAATAATGTAAGCATAAACTACGATTGTCACATAGGATGCGTAAACAAAATTTTGATAGGAAATAATGTTTTGATAGCTAGTAAAGTATTGATAATAGATCATTTTCATGGCAAAACAACTATCGAATCCTTAAAATTACCACCAAATTTGAGAAAAATTACTTCGAAAGGTCCAGTAATAATCGAAGATAATGTCTGGATCGGAGAAGGTGTGGCTATTATGCCAAATGTACGGATAGGTAAAAACACAATTATTGGAGCAAATGCTGTTGTCACAAAAGATATTCCAGCAAATAGTATTGTTGGTGGAAATCCAGCAAGAATAATAAAAAGTGTATAG
- a CDS encoding glycosyltransferase family 2 protein, producing MIYNSLLSIVIPTYNRVDFLDYCLKFHIPLAREYNIQIFISDNASTDLTKIVVEKWMKEYPLLKYHQNASNVGPDRNFEIGLKLPDTEYIWLLGDTYQIPKNGIKYLLEQTKDKKYDALVFNLANKINIETKNYQESNLLLNELGALMTCLSCLVYNKELIKRANFSRYYNSYFIQIGIIFEDIADNKKFSVFWIKSESVEGLEHPLLKKTNWSETSKVYDIACDSWTNFVMSLPPSYKLQHKMKCIMDFGKISGLFTLKNLVMLRILGLLNIEILKKYKFFFGMTIDYPIYLIYIISVMPKIVCKMIVIQYILFLKKDKKNKIITIWKR from the coding sequence TTGATATATAATAGTCTCTTGTCTATTGTGATTCCAACATACAATCGTGTTGATTTTCTTGATTATTGCCTTAAATTTCATATTCCATTAGCAAGAGAATACAATATACAAATTTTTATTTCTGATAATGCATCGACAGATTTAACTAAAATAGTTGTCGAAAAATGGATGAAGGAATACCCGTTATTAAAGTATCACCAAAATGCATCTAATGTAGGGCCTGATAGAAATTTTGAAATTGGACTAAAATTGCCAGATACTGAATATATTTGGTTGTTAGGAGATACTTATCAAATTCCTAAAAATGGAATCAAGTATCTTTTAGAACAAACAAAAGACAAAAAATATGATGCATTAGTATTTAATTTAGCTAATAAAATTAATATAGAAACAAAAAACTACCAAGAAAGTAATTTATTGCTTAATGAGTTAGGTGCATTAATGACTTGCCTAAGTTGTTTAGTTTACAATAAAGAACTGATTAAAAGAGCCAATTTTTCAAGATATTATAATAGTTATTTTATACAAATTGGGATAATCTTTGAAGATATTGCAGATAATAAAAAATTCTCAGTATTTTGGATAAAAAGTGAATCTGTTGAAGGATTAGAACATCCACTCTTAAAGAAAACAAATTGGAGTGAGACAAGTAAAGTCTACGATATAGCATGCGATAGTTGGACAAATTTTGTGATGTCCCTTCCTCCATCATACAAATTACAACATAAGATGAAATGTATAATGGATTTTGGAAAGATATCTGGTTTATTTACATTGAAAAATTTAGTTATGTTAAGAATCCTTGGTTTATTGAATATTGAAATTTTAAAAAAATATAAATTTTTTTTTGGAATGACTATTGATTATCCTATTTATTTGATTTATATTATTAGTGTTATGCCCAAAATAGTTTGTAAAATGATAGTAATTCAATATATTCTATTTCTAAAAAAAGACAAAAAAAATAAAATTATTACAATCTGGAAAAGATAA